In Caproiciproducens sp. NJN-50, the following are encoded in one genomic region:
- a CDS encoding carboxyl transferase domain-containing protein codes for MKMKNGGHAETTQDGLKITQTTGYLRLVSLLDDGSFHEIDGLARSHEGYAEAVAGYGTVEGCPVYAFSQNSDVGGGAMSKAQASKIKKIYQLAVKTGMPVIGIFDSKGGRLNEAGDVLGAYGEILLQANNLSGVVPQISLVLGPCAGTSAMIAAGADFVVMSDKGELTIATNGEGGSAEEAAETGLCHISAANESDAIGAVRRLLSLLPSNNLSSPMLCEAVSPSGTLSAGETDAGKIIASLCDSGEFLELSPKFGASAVTGFARIGGMTAGLAAFSGVIDSGSCSKAARFLRFCDSFSIPVVTLVDAEKFESLREASKLSSAYSEATTAKITVITGSAYGPVYIAIAGRGANSDLTMAWPDAAVSAVAPETGAIFLWNDRLAGSADPVADRQKLIEEYKKNEASAQRAAEEGIIEAVVAPEETRAQILAGLDMLSGKRVSTLPKKHADIQL; via the coding sequence ATGAAAATGAAGAATGGCGGTCATGCCGAAACAACGCAGGACGGGTTGAAAATCACACAGACAACGGGCTATCTGCGCCTTGTTTCGCTGCTTGACGATGGAAGCTTTCATGAGATAGACGGCCTGGCGAGGTCTCACGAGGGTTATGCGGAAGCGGTCGCTGGTTATGGCACGGTGGAAGGGTGTCCGGTTTACGCTTTTTCACAGAACAGCGATGTCGGTGGTGGTGCTATGTCGAAAGCTCAGGCCTCTAAAATCAAGAAAATCTATCAGTTGGCGGTTAAAACAGGGATGCCGGTCATTGGGATTTTTGACTCCAAGGGCGGGCGTCTGAACGAGGCTGGAGATGTTCTGGGAGCGTACGGTGAAATTCTTCTGCAGGCTAACAACCTTTCCGGTGTGGTTCCGCAGATTTCCCTGGTGCTGGGACCGTGCGCCGGCACGTCCGCGATGATCGCGGCGGGAGCGGATTTTGTCGTGATGTCCGACAAGGGGGAACTGACCATCGCGACAAACGGCGAGGGCGGTTCGGCGGAGGAAGCGGCAGAAACGGGCCTTTGCCATATCTCCGCGGCGAACGAGTCCGATGCGATCGGCGCCGTCCGCAGGCTTTTGTCCCTTCTGCCCTCCAACAACCTGTCGTCTCCGATGCTTTGTGAAGCCGTTTCGCCGTCCGGGACGCTGTCCGCAGGGGAAACGGATGCCGGAAAAATCATTGCCTCCCTCTGCGACAGCGGTGAGTTTTTGGAATTAAGCCCGAAATTCGGCGCGTCGGCCGTCACGGGCTTTGCCCGCATTGGCGGAATGACGGCGGGACTGGCTGCTTTTTCGGGAGTGATTGATTCCGGCTCCTGCTCGAAGGCGGCGCGCTTTCTCCGCTTCTGCGATTCTTTCTCCATTCCGGTCGTCACGCTGGTGGATGCGGAAAAGTTTGAATCGCTCCGCGAGGCTTCCAAACTTTCCAGCGCTTATTCGGAAGCCACGACGGCAAAGATCACGGTGATTACCGGTTCGGCGTACGGGCCCGTTTATATTGCGATTGCGGGAAGAGGAGCCAATTCAGACCTTACCATGGCCTGGCCGGATGCGGCCGTTTCCGCGGTGGCGCCCGAAACGGGAGCGATTTTCCTTTGGAACGACCGGCTTGCCGGGTCGGCGGATCCAGTGGCGGACAGGCAAAAGCTGATTGAGGAATACAAAAAAAACGAAGCCTCGGCGCAGAGAGCCGCGGAGGAAGGAATCATTGAAGCGGTCGTCGCTCCGGAAGAGACCCGTGCGCAAATTCTTGCGGGTTTGGACATGCTCAGCGGGAAACGGGTTTCCACCCTGCCGAAAAAGCATGCCGATATCCAGCTTTGA
- a CDS encoding YicC/YloC family endoribonuclease, producing MIRVIKSMTGFGRSEKIAGGRDIAVEIRSVNHRYFDYSSRISRGYGFLDTKLKSFLQDRIARGKIDLYVSVETLESADTEVTVNHSLASGYIAALRDLQECYGLKDDISVMAVARYTDLFTVHQAPEDEGAVWEDVRQVVEEAFQSFSAMRQAEGSHLRDDFLARTETVLELVSGVEKRSPETVTEYREKLLARLHEMLADANIDEQRVVTEAAVFADKVSVAEETVRLRSHVSQFLSLMESGEAVGRRLDFLVQEMNREANTIGSKCVDAEIAHLVVDMKAEIEKIREQVQNVE from the coding sequence ATGATAAGAGTGATCAAGAGCATGACCGGGTTCGGCAGAAGCGAGAAAATCGCCGGAGGGCGGGATATCGCGGTGGAGATCCGGTCCGTCAATCACCGTTATTTTGATTATTCCTCCCGCATCAGCCGCGGGTATGGTTTTCTGGATACAAAGCTGAAGTCCTTTCTTCAGGACCGGATCGCAAGGGGCAAGATAGACTTGTATGTTTCCGTGGAAACATTGGAAAGCGCGGATACGGAGGTGACAGTGAACCACTCCCTGGCTTCGGGATACATCGCCGCCCTGCGCGATCTCCAGGAGTGCTACGGGCTGAAGGACGACATCTCCGTTATGGCGGTGGCGCGTTATACGGATCTTTTCACGGTACATCAGGCGCCGGAGGACGAGGGGGCTGTCTGGGAAGACGTCCGGCAGGTCGTTGAGGAGGCGTTTCAGTCTTTTTCGGCGATGAGACAAGCGGAGGGAAGCCATTTGAGGGACGATTTTCTGGCGCGGACGGAAACGGTCCTGGAACTTGTTTCCGGCGTGGAGAAACGTTCGCCGGAGACGGTGACGGAATACCGGGAAAAGCTGCTTGCCCGCCTGCATGAGATGCTGGCCGACGCGAATATCGACGAGCAGAGGGTCGTGACGGAAGCGGCGGTTTTTGCAGACAAAGTCTCCGTCGCGGAAGAGACGGTCCGGCTTCGCAGCCATGTGAGCCAGTTTCTCTCCCTGATGGAGTCCGGCGAGGCGGTCGGCCGCAGGCTTGACTTTCTGGTCCAGGAGATGAACCGCGAGGCGAACACCATCGGTTCCAAATGTGTTGACGCCGAAATTGCCCATCTGGTTGTGGACATGAAGGCTGAGATAGAAAAAATCCGAGAACAGGTCCAAAATGTTGAATAG
- the remA gene encoding extracellular matrix/biofilm regulator RemA, which translates to MKLINIGFGNMVSANRLVAIVSPESAPIKRIIQDAKERGALIDATYGRRTRAVIITDSDHVILSAVQPETVANRLNDRDELSDEELDDDGE; encoded by the coding sequence ATGAAGTTAATCAACATCGGCTTTGGCAATATGGTTTCCGCAAACCGCCTTGTTGCGATTGTCAGCCCGGAATCGGCCCCGATCAAACGCATTATCCAGGATGCCAAGGAGCGCGGCGCGCTGATTGACGCAACGTATGGCCGCAGGACCCGGGCGGTGATCATTACGGACAGCGACCATGTGATCCTCTCCGCCGTACAGCCGGAAACGGTGGCAAACCGCCTGAACGACCGCGACGAACTTTCGGACGAGGAGCTCGACGACGATGGCGAATGA
- the scpB gene encoding SMC-Scp complex subunit ScpB, whose amino-acid sequence MEIKKLQGAIEAILFASGDAVSVDRIAEALEIDLTTAGKMLENLADRYREERGGIRIVRLEDGYQMCTDPEYAGAVRSALEIRRNMPLTQAALEVLAVVAYNQPVSKAFVEQVRGVDCSAVIGGLVSKGLLEERGRLELPGRPLLYGTTSDFLRCLGISALSELPQPRKGQTPEEAEGETEGIPTQREEEAG is encoded by the coding sequence ATGGAGATAAAAAAGCTGCAGGGAGCGATTGAGGCAATTCTGTTCGCGAGCGGAGACGCCGTCTCCGTGGACCGGATTGCGGAAGCGCTTGAGATTGACCTGACGACGGCGGGCAAAATGCTGGAGAATCTTGCGGACCGGTACCGCGAGGAGCGCGGAGGGATTCGGATTGTCCGCCTGGAGGACGGCTACCAGATGTGCACAGACCCCGAATATGCGGGCGCGGTGCGTTCCGCATTGGAAATCCGCCGCAATATGCCCCTGACCCAGGCTGCGCTGGAAGTACTTGCCGTCGTCGCCTACAATCAGCCGGTCTCCAAGGCGTTTGTCGAGCAGGTGCGCGGCGTGGACTGTTCCGCGGTCATCGGCGGGCTTGTTTCAAAAGGATTGCTGGAAGAGCGCGGCAGATTGGAACTGCCCGGCCGCCCGCTTCTTTATGGAACCACTTCGGATTTCCTGCGGTGCCTGGGAATCTCTGCCCTTTCCGAATTGCCGCAGCCTCGGAAAGGACAGACGCCTGAGGAAGCGGAAGGCGAAACGGAAGGAATTCCGACGCAGAGGGAAGAGGAAGCCGGATGA
- a CDS encoding D-alanyl-D-alanine carboxypeptidase family protein, translating to MVDLLKKAISILLAALAAALFPCAARAQGTAPSVSARSAVVIGAADGRVLYEKNSHEKLPIASTTKIMTALLTLEAAARGDETVLITPEMVRVEGSSMGLKAGDKLTLTALAEGMLSVSGNDAANSAAIAVGGSIQKFAALMNQKAAQLGLSDTHYVTPSGLDDEEHYSSAGDLAKLTAAALEDPEFARIVAQPKIKVRFSDPDRTVTYTNHNKLLSMYDGCTGVKTGFTKKSGRCLVSAAERNGVQLVAVTLSDPNDWEDHERLLDYGFSRLTRYQADDSGFHLSLPVVGGAERSVLVAGSAGTAALLPADEVKDLRRTVELPQFVYAPVTKGQVLGLVRYSNSDGTAATTKLTAGAAVPRQADHRNMIKKLWDRIRQLLSV from the coding sequence GTGGTTGATTTGTTAAAAAAAGCGATTTCCATCCTTCTGGCCGCTTTGGCGGCGGCTTTGTTTCCCTGTGCGGCGCGGGCCCAGGGGACGGCGCCCTCCGTGTCGGCCCGGTCCGCCGTGGTGATTGGCGCGGCGGATGGGCGCGTCCTCTACGAAAAAAACAGTCATGAGAAACTTCCGATTGCGAGCACGACCAAAATCATGACGGCGCTGCTGACGCTGGAAGCCGCTGCCCGCGGCGACGAAACGGTGCTGATCACGCCGGAAATGGTCCGTGTGGAGGGTTCTTCCATGGGGCTGAAAGCCGGCGACAAGCTGACTTTGACCGCCCTCGCGGAAGGAATGCTGTCGGTTTCCGGCAACGACGCGGCAAATTCCGCGGCCATTGCCGTCGGCGGCTCCATCCAGAAATTCGCTGCTCTGATGAACCAGAAAGCGGCGCAGCTCGGCCTGTCCGACACGCATTATGTCACCCCGTCCGGATTGGATGACGAAGAGCATTATTCCTCGGCCGGTGATTTGGCGAAGCTGACCGCTGCGGCGCTGGAAGATCCGGAATTTGCGAGGATCGTCGCCCAGCCTAAAATCAAGGTCCGGTTTTCGGATCCGGACCGGACGGTAACCTATACAAACCACAATAAGCTTTTAAGCATGTATGACGGCTGCACCGGCGTCAAAACCGGGTTCACCAAGAAGTCCGGCCGGTGTCTCGTTTCGGCCGCGGAGCGGAACGGCGTGCAGTTGGTCGCCGTGACCCTCAGCGATCCGAACGACTGGGAGGATCACGAAAGGCTCCTGGATTACGGCTTTTCCAGGCTGACAAGATATCAGGCGGACGATTCGGGGTTCCATTTGAGCCTTCCCGTGGTCGGCGGGGCGGAGCGCAGCGTCTTGGTGGCGGGGTCCGCGGGCACGGCCGCGTTGCTGCCGGCCGACGAGGTGAAGGACCTGCGCCGTACGGTCGAACTGCCGCAGTTTGTGTATGCGCCCGTGACAAAAGGGCAGGTCCTTGGCCTTGTCCGGTATTCCAACAGCGACGGAACGGCCGCGACAACAAAATTGACGGCGGGCGCGGCCGTTCCGCGCCAGGCCGATCACAGAAACATGATTAAAAAATTATGGGACCGGATCCGCCAGCTGCTTTCGGTCTGA
- a CDS encoding DUF2953 domain-containing protein — protein sequence MSGWIIAGFLVLLLALLLFCSVSIEAAFAEEFSARAGFLFFHYRIWPRPEKKQAPARKEEPAAKKKPSKIKELLRKRGVSGFLELLRAFSRAAYGSAKKLLSHTVIRLLHLNLTVGGEDAAQTAVDYGKACGLVSTALTALLSAAKYRERHVNVRVTPDFQNGSGSVQFHVLLKIKLFFLLSAVLSALIDMIKIYLKFRKESGRPDQKEKAVL from the coding sequence ATGAGTGGTTGGATCATAGCGGGCTTCCTCGTCCTTTTGCTTGCGCTTCTGCTTTTCTGCTCCGTTTCCATTGAGGCCGCTTTTGCGGAAGAGTTCTCCGCCAGGGCGGGATTCCTCTTTTTTCATTACCGCATCTGGCCCAGGCCGGAAAAAAAGCAGGCGCCTGCAAGAAAAGAAGAGCCCGCAGCGAAAAAAAAGCCCTCAAAAATAAAGGAGCTCCTTCGGAAGAGAGGAGTCTCAGGCTTCTTGGAGCTGCTCCGGGCGTTTTCCCGCGCCGCGTATGGAAGCGCCAAAAAGCTCCTCTCCCACACGGTGATCCGGCTTCTTCATCTGAATCTGACCGTGGGCGGGGAAGACGCGGCGCAGACCGCGGTCGATTACGGCAAGGCGTGCGGCCTGGTGTCTACGGCGCTTACGGCTTTGCTCTCGGCGGCGAAATACAGGGAGCGGCATGTGAATGTAAGGGTGACCCCGGATTTTCAGAATGGCAGCGGCAGCGTGCAGTTCCATGTCCTTCTGAAAATCAAGCTGTTTTTTCTTCTTTCCGCCGTGCTGTCGGCGTTGATTGACATGATAAAAATCTATTTGAAATTCAGAAAAGAGTCCGGGCGTCCGGATCAGAAAGAAAAGGCGGTGCTTTAA
- the gmk gene encoding guanylate kinase, producing MANDGLLLILSGPSGTGKGTVVKSLVDGEPGVRLSVSATTRAPRPGETEGKEYFFLTPDRFREMAGAGKMLESAEYCGNCYGTPLGPILDWTSRGLDVVLEIEVQGGAQVRRKRPDAVGIFILPPSLKELEHRLRQRGTETDEVIRGRLQKAKKEIPEAIHYDYIVINDTVESAVAQIRAIIAAEKKRSSRNRELIERILTDHD from the coding sequence ATGGCGAATGACGGCCTCCTGCTGATCCTTTCCGGACCTTCCGGCACGGGAAAGGGGACTGTGGTCAAGAGCCTCGTGGATGGCGAACCCGGTGTCCGTCTGTCTGTTTCCGCCACAACGCGGGCGCCTCGGCCCGGTGAAACGGAGGGAAAGGAGTATTTTTTTCTGACGCCGGATCGATTCCGTGAAATGGCCGGCGCGGGGAAAATGCTGGAAAGCGCGGAGTACTGCGGCAATTGCTACGGCACGCCGCTTGGGCCCATTCTGGACTGGACTTCCCGGGGGCTGGACGTTGTTTTGGAGATCGAGGTCCAGGGGGGCGCGCAGGTGAGAAGAAAGCGGCCGGACGCGGTGGGTATTTTTATTCTGCCCCCCTCTCTGAAAGAGCTGGAACACCGGCTGCGGCAGCGTGGCACGGAGACGGACGAAGTGATCCGGGGCCGGCTGCAGAAGGCGAAAAAGGAAATTCCTGAGGCGATCCACTACGATTATATCGTCATCAACGATACCGTGGAATCCGCGGTCGCGCAGATCCGCGCGATCATTGCCGCGGAAAAGAAACGTTCGAGCAGAAACCGAGAACTGATTGAAAGGATACTGACAGATCATGATTAA
- a CDS encoding pseudouridine synthase — MGEKIRLQKLLSEAGVASRRKAEELILAGRVRVNGAAAEIGGKADPDRDRITVDGRPLEAKEKKVYLMLHKPRGYITTMSDEMERKCVAELVRDVPERVFPVGRLDRESEGLLLMTNDGEFANAMTHPSRHVPKIYRVTVRPKVTEEQLIQFSTGMTIEGRKTAPAVVRVLSEEPGRAVLEIVLREGRNRQIRKMCEQLGLEVARLRRTAVGFLKLGMLPAGKWRPLTAEEVRRLSGAASSGPDPRISSKTKRRKTANHAEFRR; from the coding sequence TTGGGCGAAAAAATCAGGCTGCAGAAGCTGCTTTCGGAAGCCGGCGTGGCTTCCCGCAGAAAAGCGGAGGAATTGATTCTGGCGGGGAGAGTCCGCGTAAACGGAGCCGCCGCAGAGATCGGCGGCAAGGCCGATCCGGACAGGGACCGGATCACCGTCGACGGAAGGCCGCTTGAGGCGAAAGAGAAAAAAGTATATCTTATGCTTCATAAACCGAGGGGATACATCACTACCATGAGCGACGAAATGGAACGCAAATGCGTGGCGGAGCTTGTGCGCGACGTGCCCGAGCGCGTTTTTCCCGTCGGAAGGCTGGACCGGGAATCGGAGGGCCTTCTCCTGATGACGAACGACGGCGAGTTTGCGAACGCGATGACCCATCCGTCCCGCCATGTCCCGAAGATATACCGCGTGACCGTGCGCCCCAAAGTCACGGAGGAACAGCTGATTCAATTTTCGACCGGGATGACGATCGAAGGGAGAAAGACGGCGCCCGCCGTGGTGCGCGTCCTTTCGGAGGAGCCGGGACGCGCCGTGCTGGAGATCGTCCTGCGGGAGGGGCGGAACCGGCAGATCCGAAAAATGTGCGAACAGCTGGGGCTGGAGGTCGCGCGCCTGCGCCGCACTGCGGTTGGATTTTTAAAGCTTGGGATGCTGCCCGCCGGAAAGTGGCGCCCGCTGACTGCGGAGGAAGTCCGCCGCTTGTCGGGAGCGGCATCCTCCGGTCCTGATCCGCGAATTTCCTCGAAAACGAAGCGAAGAAAAACGGCGAATCATGCCGAATTCCGGCGCTGA
- a CDS encoding DNA-directed RNA polymerase subunit omega, with product MIKPIADLILTPHQSRYSLVVAISKRAREIAENAEKSRTVLEEKPVELAVQEYVSHEFTMIEKPTPNDDTDE from the coding sequence ATGATTAAACCGATTGCCGATCTCATTCTTACTCCGCACCAGAGCCGCTATTCCCTGGTGGTTGCCATTTCGAAGCGCGCGCGGGAAATTGCGGAAAACGCGGAAAAAAGCCGGACGGTTCTGGAGGAAAAGCCGGTGGAGCTGGCGGTTCAGGAATATGTCAGCCATGAATTCACCATGATAGAAAAACCTACGCCGAACGATGACACGGACGAGTGA
- the ytfJ gene encoding GerW family sporulation protein, giving the protein MADHPIEGMMDTTLEKIKQMVDVNSVVGDPITSPDGTVIVPISKISYGFASGGSDFSGKIPEKQLFGGGTGAGVTINPVAFLTISEGSVKLLRVDPGNTSVDRIIDLAPELIEKVSSAVSSAFHRDGKKEKSSSAPAEEAAGDPQI; this is encoded by the coding sequence ATGGCTGACCATCCGATTGAAGGCATGATGGATACAACGCTTGAAAAGATCAAGCAGATGGTGGATGTGAACTCCGTTGTGGGCGATCCGATCACTTCGCCGGACGGAACGGTGATTGTCCCCATTTCAAAAATCAGCTACGGGTTTGCTTCCGGCGGTTCCGATTTTTCGGGGAAAATACCGGAAAAGCAGTTGTTTGGCGGCGGTACGGGAGCGGGAGTCACCATCAATCCGGTGGCTTTCCTGACGATTTCGGAAGGGAGCGTCAAGCTGCTGCGGGTCGATCCCGGCAACACTTCGGTCGACCGGATCATCGATCTGGCCCCGGAACTGATCGAAAAAGTTTCCTCGGCTGTCAGCTCGGCGTTTCACAGGGACGGGAAGAAGGAGAAATCCTCTTCCGCTCCCGCAGAGGAAGCGGCGGGAGACCCTCAAATTTAA
- a CDS encoding oxaloacetate decarboxylase subunit alpha has protein sequence MNKKIGITEVVLRDAHQSLLATRMPLSDMLPILGKLDQVGFYSLECWGGATFDACLRFLDEDPWERLRVLRKNCPNTKLQMLFRGQNMLGYRHYADDVLEYFVQRSVANGIDIIRIFDALNDIKNLNVAIRAAKKEGAHAQVAISYTTGPVFTDQYYVDYAKRIEDAGADSICIKDMAALLTPYKTYDLVKAIKSAVKIPVQLHTHYTSGLASMCELKAVEAGVDLLDTAMSPLALGTSHVPTESMVAALKDTPYDTGLDLILLNEIREYFMTLRDKYIKSGLLDPKMLATNTKALVYQVPGGMLSNLLSQLKQAGKEDQFEAVLEEVPRVRKDAGYPPLVTPTSQIVGTQAVFNIITGERYKMCTNEFKDLVAGKYGTTPVPVDDAFVKKIIGDAPRITCRPADLLKPELEDLRKECAEWTEQEEDVLSYAQFPKVATDFFKKRAEKKYGIDGRHADRKEMVHPV, from the coding sequence ATGAATAAAAAAATTGGAATTACGGAAGTGGTTCTGCGCGACGCGCACCAGTCGCTGCTTGCGACGCGCATGCCTCTCTCCGATATGCTGCCGATCCTCGGCAAGCTGGACCAGGTCGGCTTTTATTCGCTGGAGTGCTGGGGCGGCGCCACGTTCGACGCCTGTCTGCGTTTTCTGGACGAGGACCCGTGGGAGCGTCTGAGGGTGCTCCGTAAAAATTGTCCCAACACCAAGCTGCAAATGCTGTTCCGCGGGCAGAACATGCTGGGGTACCGGCATTACGCGGACGATGTCCTGGAGTATTTTGTACAGCGGTCCGTGGCGAACGGAATCGACATTATCCGAATTTTCGACGCGCTCAACGACATTAAAAACCTCAACGTCGCCATCAGGGCCGCAAAGAAGGAAGGGGCCCACGCTCAGGTTGCCATTTCCTATACGACCGGCCCCGTGTTTACCGATCAGTACTATGTGGATTATGCGAAACGGATCGAAGACGCGGGTGCGGATTCCATCTGCATCAAGGACATGGCCGCGCTGCTGACGCCCTATAAGACCTACGATCTGGTCAAGGCGATCAAATCGGCGGTCAAAATCCCGGTCCAGCTTCACACGCACTATACGTCCGGCCTCGCTTCCATGTGCGAGCTGAAGGCCGTGGAAGCGGGGGTGGATCTTCTGGATACCGCGATGTCCCCGCTCGCGCTCGGCACTTCCCATGTTCCGACGGAGTCCATGGTGGCTGCGCTGAAGGACACGCCTTACGACACGGGTCTAGATCTGATTCTGCTCAACGAGATCCGCGAATATTTCATGACGCTTCGCGACAAATATATCAAGAGCGGACTTCTCGACCCGAAAATGCTTGCGACCAACACCAAAGCGCTGGTCTATCAGGTCCCGGGCGGCATGCTGTCGAACCTGCTGTCTCAACTGAAGCAGGCGGGCAAGGAGGATCAGTTCGAGGCCGTGCTGGAGGAAGTGCCGCGCGTGCGGAAAGATGCCGGCTATCCGCCGCTGGTGACGCCGACCTCCCAGATCGTCGGAACACAGGCCGTGTTCAACATTATCACCGGGGAACGTTACAAGATGTGCACGAACGAATTCAAAGACCTGGTGGCCGGAAAATACGGCACGACCCCTGTCCCGGTTGACGACGCTTTCGTGAAAAAGATCATCGGAGACGCGCCGCGCATTACCTGCCGCCCGGCGGACCTTTTGAAACCGGAGCTGGAAGACCTGAGAAAGGAATGCGCCGAATGGACCGAGCAGGAGGAAGACGTCCTTTCCTACGCGCAGTTCCCGAAGGTGGCGACGGATTTCTTTAAGAAGCGTGCGGAAAAAAAGTACGGAATCGATGGCAGGCACGCCGATCGGAAAGAAATGGTCCATCCCGTTTGA
- a CDS encoding biotin/lipoyl-containing protein has protein sequence MTKNLRITVNGTAYDVQVEDLGAASAPVQASPAPAVPATRAASPAPAAPAAKPAAPAGGETISSPMPGTIVSANVKPGQSVKKGDVLVVLEAMKMENEIMAPHDAQVAAVLVNKGDSVESGTPLVTLQ, from the coding sequence ATGACAAAAAATCTCAGAATTACAGTAAACGGCACGGCTTACGATGTACAGGTGGAAGACCTCGGCGCCGCTTCGGCGCCGGTCCAGGCTTCGCCGGCTCCTGCGGTTCCCGCTACCAGGGCGGCTTCGCCCGCGCCGGCCGCGCCCGCGGCGAAGCCCGCAGCTCCCGCCGGAGGAGAGACGATCTCCAGCCCGATGCCGGGGACCATTGTATCCGCCAATGTAAAACCGGGGCAGAGCGTCAAGAAGGGCGATGTTCTTGTTGTGCTGGAAGCCATGAAGATGGAAAATGAAATTATGGCTCCCCACGACGCGCAGGTTGCGGCTGTTTTGGTGAATAAAGGGGACAGCGTCGAAAGCGGAACTCCCCTTGTTACCCTCCAGTAA